In Notolabrus celidotus isolate fNotCel1 chromosome 22, fNotCel1.pri, whole genome shotgun sequence, the genomic stretch CCACTGTTCACAccgctgtttgtgtttttctgtctccttctgCCCAACAGCTGAGCTTTGACATCCCAGGACTGTGTCAGCAGGAGTACTCCTCCGTCATCTGCTTCAATATCAACACCAACCTGCTGGAGATCAGCTAGCAGTCAGCAAAAAGGAGGACACCGGCAGTAACCGAACAAAGAGGGCCCTGTCACCGACGCTGCTGTGAACAGCTCCAACTGTGAACAGAGACCCTCTTCTCTAAATACAGCACAGCAAATGAAGAATAAATCCACGGACGATGTTTTCAACTTTTCTTGAGCGCTGGAAACAATGGTGGAGCTTCCCTGGGACAGCTGTGTAAATAACCTGCGGCCTGGATGAGTTTTGGTGTTCTTTACCAAAATAAGAGCAGCACATGGACGACACTGTTGAGACGTGCTGCTCATGAAACCGTGGAGCCGTGTACGAACCGTCCTGTAAATGTGTATGTTAGTGTACAGCTATTTAAAGTTCATCCTGGAATCATGAAgcagatttcattttattgtgacACTGTTTATATGTATTTTGTCCTTCCACTCATATTAGATCACACTGTATTTAATGTAAAGCCTCCATTAGACGGGCACTCAGACCCAGTACCTAATAAAACTACTGACTCCATGATGTTAATGTCCTTGTTTACACCGCAGCAGCTTTCCCAAAGGAGGAAAaacatggatggatggctgtGATTGTCTAATAAAGTAGTCCCTGAATCTACAATATAAACCTGAGGTACCTTAGGTGCACAGAGAACACCTTATAATCTTAAGGAAACAAGAACTTGTTAGTGTGGGCTGGTGGTTGTGTACTTTCTCTTCCTTAGTTCTGATTAACTTGGAATACAGACTCAGTTGATTAACGGGTGCAGTTCAGTATATGATCAGCAGAGAGCGCACTCCCTCTGATCTGTGCAGAGTCCACTCATGGCATTTAATCCAACCATCATATCTGATACTTGATGAATCAATGAGTTTGATGTTGACATAGTTCTTAAAGATTACAGAAGTAAGCCATAGAGTGACTATACAGACTACTTATTCCTCCAAGTAATTAGTCTTAATTAAATAGTTACAGATTATTTTGAAATGCAGAACAGAGCCAGAACTCGGAGAGGAAATTTGATCAACTCTGTGTTATAGAGGCAGTGATGATTAATTGTGCAATTTAAACAATCGACTGATCAACAAAACAGCTATTGAATtcctagagagagagagagagagagagagagagagagagagagagagagagagagagagagagagagagagagagagaaaaaagagagagagacagacagacagagagagagaaagaacaaagagagagagagacagacagacagagagagggaatgagaaagagagagataggggaagagggagagagagagaagagagggagagagagaaagaaatagagagagagaaagagagagcgaaagagagaaagatagagagagaaatagagagggggagagagagagagagcgaaagagagagagcgagagagaacaaataaagagagacagacagagagagagaaagaacaaagagagagagagagagagagagacagacagacagacagagagagagagggaatgagaaagagagagagagagagagagagggagagagagaaagatagagagagaaagagagaaagatagagagagaaaggggaagagagagagagaaatagagagagagagagagagagagagagagagagagagagagagagagagagagagacagagagaaatataaatagagagagacagagaggggagagagagagagcgaaagagagagagcgaaagagagagagcgagagagagggaatgagaaagagagagataggggaagagagggagagagagagaagagagggagagagagagagaagagaaagagagagagagaaagaaatagagagagagaaagagagagcgaaagagagaaaagaaagatagagagagaaaggggaagagagagagagaaatagagagagagagagagagagagagagagagaagctggcTGCTCAAGCAGTTCCATTCACTCCAGTATCACAGTCCTGAGATGACACCTTTACGCACCAatcatggacacacacactgctcgtTAGCGCGTTAAAAGTGTCGATTTTACGCAACAGGATAAATCATTCTTTCAATCAAAGAACTTTTAAACATGTGGACAATTCCGAAGCCAAACTATACCACTGGTTTgtgcagagagggggagattGCTGTGAACGTCGGGGGAGTCCGTGTGGTGCTCTTCGGGGATGTTTTGAACCACTACCCGGAGAGCAGACTGGCAGAGTTGTTGAACTGCCCAACTCAGAATCACGATGCCATCTCATCGCTCTGTGATGACTTTGACCCGGGGAAGAAAGAGTTTTATTTCGACAGAGATCCAGATGCTTTCAAGTGCATCATCGACGTTTACTACTTTGGTGAAATCCACATCAAACGCGGGATTTGTCCGATTTGTTTCATCAAGGAGATGGAGTTCTGGAAGATAGACCCAAGTGTTTTAGACGAGTGCTGCAAAAGTTACTTAagtgagaaagaggaggagctgagggagattgcaaacaaagtgaaagttaTTCTGGAGGATCTAGAGGTGGAACAGTGCTTCACGCGCGCCCAGCGATGCCAGAGGTTCCTGTGGAGGCTGATGGAGAAGCCGGGGTCCTCACCACCGGCGCGCTTCATCGCCATCGCATCCTTCCTCTCCGTCCTGATCTCGGCGGTTGTGATGTGCGTGGGGACCATCCCAGAGCTGCAGGTGACAGACGAGGAGGGGAAACAGGTGGAGCACCCGGTCCTGGAAGGGATTGAGACCGCGTGCATGTCCTGGTTCACAGCGGAGTACCTGCTGCGTCTCGCCTCCTCTCCAAACAAGCTGCACTTCGCTCTCTCCATCATGAACATCATAGACTTTATGGCTATTATTCCTTTCTACGTGGTCCTCTCCCTCACATATCTCGGCACCTCATCCATGATGGAGCTGGCTAACGTGCAGCAGGCAGTGCAGGCGCTCCGCATCATGCGTATCGCGCGTATTTTCAAGCTGGCGCGCCACTCCTCTGGGCTGCAGACTCTCACCTACGCGCTGAAGAGGAGCCTGAAAGAGCTGGGGCTGCTCCTCATGTACATGGGTGTTGGCATCTTTGTGTTCTCAGCGCTGGCTTACACCATGGAGCAAAGCCACCCAGAGACCCTCTTCAGGAGCATCCCGCAGTCCTTCTGGTGGGCCATCATTACCATGACCACGGTGGGCTACGGCGACATCTACCCCAAAACCACGCTCGGGAAGTGCAACGCGGCCGTCAGCTTTCTGTGTGGGGTGATAGCCATCGCCCTGCCTATCCACCCCATCATTAACAACTTTGTGGTTTTCTACAATAAACAGAAAGTGTTGGAAACAGCGGCGAAGCATGAAGTGGAGCTGATGGAGCTGAAGTCTGGAGGGGACAACGAGCGCAGGAGAAGCAGGAGTTAGGAACAAGATTTTGACTCACCGACAGTTTGAACAAAAGGACCTTGAcatgttgtaaaaatgtaatgcaCCAATGATACTTAAATCAGAGAGTCCAGGCTTTGAAATTAAGACTCTTTTTAAAGGACCTGCAGACACGTTTGGACAGCTCCGTGCTGAAACCTGTACAGGTTATTTTGATTGTGCTTCATGCTGCTTATTCCATACTTCAGCTATTTCATCATCTCTATGTATTGTTATTAAACAGGCTATCATCACAGCATTAAAAGATGTGCATGAAaaaacttgaataaaaaaaatgaaaataaattcaggTTATATGGAAGAAAAGTCATGTTATTATGAGGTTATATTTGGTTTCAAATTGATCAGATGGGCAGATACGTCTGGACTTGTGTGAGAATAAGCTTCAATAAATCTGACAAATGACACCTGGAAATGAGTCATGAGTCAAGTCTGCATAAAATGATTTGTCTAAAAGGGTTGTAGAAGAATAATTTGCACAAAGACAGCTTTCTAAATGACCTGCATGGTGTTGCTGACAGTAGATTTATTCCAGGGGAAATACAATGGATGGTTCATTTGCTCGTTGCTTTGTATGAGGTACCTATCTATAAAAGGTGTGCTGTAGAGAGAAATCTCCCTGTCTGGAGAAGTTATCCAGAGGAGTTAAGCTGTGTGATATCCACACCTCGACCCTTGTATGCtaataaagtaaatacacaATGTGTACATGTCTGCGTTCACACTCACTTTAAAGAAGCTTTCTTTTAGCACCACACGTCTGTCTCGTTTTGACTTCAAACCAGTCGGTGCTgcagatgcagacatgttggtttACGGTGCTTGTTGTCCCTCCATCCATGTGTCtggacataaacacacaatctGATTAGCAAATAGATGTAATGGTGACTTCAGTGTGACATCCTAATGTCCACAAATTACTCTAAACTATTCTGAAAGAAAGTCTTCAACTTTTGCAGTCAAATGAGATGAAGATTCTAGGAGTCAAAATGAAAGACTGCGTCTCCACCATCcgtttctcttcagctgaaaATCTCAGCGACATCTGAagagatttttctttctttgttccatTTAGTTTTGATTTTTATATGTGTATTCACttgcaaataaaatcaatagagGGTCCCCTTAAATGTGATCTCCTGACCCTCACATGCTCTGCAGAGATGCAtgcaggaaggagagagagagagagagagagagagagagagagagagagagagagagagacacagagagacagagggaaagagagataaagatagagggaaagagagataaagacagagagagagaggtgtccTCTTGTATCATCTTCCTCCTGTAAATGAAGTTCAGTCCCTCCTGCCTCTTGATGGTGGATTAAACTGCACCTTGACTGGCTGCAAGTAATTCTAGTGAATGGAGGCCAGGTGACATTTTAAGCTTAAGCAATCTTTCCTGCAAAAATCCTAATAGTGAATGTTTGGCTCGCTCATGTCGGGAcacaaaaaacaattaaaaacaataagatCAGAAATTGAAACTCAGACTTGTCTTGGTGGTATTAGTGTTGTCAGCTTAAATTCCAAGTATTTGGAGGATAGAAACTAAGAGCTGATCTTCCAAACTCTGAGCAAATGAAGGGAGCCTGTAGGGTGAGCTCATTTGTTGTACTTCTGTCTACTGAGACACGTAGAAAGGAATGTTTTATCCATGCATAGAAGACATCAAAGTGCTGGTACCTGTGAAAGTTTTACTGAATGTGTAATAACCTTTTCTATGTTGGTCCAGAGGAAACTACCAAAAGGGTAACACAATAAGTtagagcagtggttcccaaagtgggggtcgcaagatgccttacaaaattcaataaaaacttagaatgatctaaaattgcatcttttatccttttgttgtaaaaacagacaaaatttGTAGCTGAAGGAAGTTATCCTGCTATAGCCTTCTTTAAATTACAAAGATATCTGTAGGTTTTAGGATTGGCCGACTAGTtctgtgagcaacatttaaccacatcaggacagtgggggtctccAGTCTGGCACTTtgattttgggggtcacagaataaaaagtttgggaacccctgagttAGAGGACCTGAAGGTAAGTACAAAAAAAGGGGAGCCAAAGCTTTCAAAGTATCAAGAGTTACAGAAATCTGTTTGCATTAAAGAATGCATGttctaaaaaaaagtaaatcacaCATAGAAAAAAGCTACTGAAATGGAAGCAAGACGTGAAGTAAAAGTACTCATGACCTGACatttaaaggtaaaaacaaTGCGGTCCTCTCCTCGACTGAGACCACAGAACAAGAGACAAATACGTTTTTGACTTAAAATGGCAGATATAACTTTTACGCCTCCTCACTGAAGCTTCAAACTGCTGATAAAAGTCTGGCAACAACCAAAAGGCATCATGTGAAAGGCCTCTGCAGGGTTCAGTCAAAGTTTTATTGAGTGTCTGAAACCATCTTGTGGAGAAATGACGCAGGGATGAAAGACAGATTCATAAAAACTACATTCAGCCCACCAAGACAGAACTGGATTCACGGTGAGGCTGAAGGCAGAGTATGCAGTACCCCCCTGTCATCCTGTgagatctgtgtctgtgtgtgtgtgtgtgtgtgtcggtgtcaGGGGTTGGTATatcagtctgtctgtgtcttCATTTATATCTTGCGGTATAAATTTCTCTGTTTATTCACGCTCGAGCTCGGCATGTGACGCGATCTGAGGAAGCAGCCTGTGAGAAACAGCCGTCCTCAGCGGGGGGAAGCTTCAAAGTACGACtttacacacccacacactcgaCACTCAAATGCTTTAACCCCCCCACCCTGCCCCCACCTGCTGtccccctctgtctcctctcactcctccgtcctgcctccacctcctcatcctcctcctcagatgAAGGTCTGTCAGCTCCTCATGCTGAGCGAGCAGCGAGCAGACACTCTGACATGCAGAGTTCTGAGTTTGTGAAGTGTTCGAAACTTtgcactttaaatttaaaaagaaagcttACTGCAGTCTAAAAAATTAGTAAATGATCGCTCATCAATATTGAAGGATGAAAGATGAAGTGCGAGACATTAAGTGGCAGTGACTTTTACCAAATATAGCCCCTCATATGATATGCATCAGGGAGCACAACAAGTGACACAGCTGCTGATTCATACCGTCACTGACCACTCTGTGTAATGACCCTTTAAAGCAGCAGATACAAACTTACAGTGTGCATGAACATCCATGTTAATAATGCACAGTTAATGCATCTCTGCCAGGCTCAGGATGTCTgagctgcaaacaaacacatcaaaggTGATCAAGCTCCCCATCGATACCTGACTCCCTTCGGTGAGCTTTGATGCTTCACAGGAAGATCTCCCACGATCTTTACGGTCCCAGGGTGGGCTAAGCGGGGATTTAAAGGTAAACAGCTTCCGTTTGAACGATGTTTTAACTAGTCAttagtccttttttttaatgagctcCCACGGGTCTGAGTGTAGGTGAGGGCAGAGGTCGGTtagtgtgcagtcagctgaagTTTCACACCTCTGcatgcagtttaaaacacagttCTTCATTAGCTATTATGTGAGGAGTGTTATTTACACCCCTGTAACATCAGGGATTTGGGCCCCATAAAAATATAATACTAGGCctcaaaacaatgcaaaaatgATCTCATAATTTTAAGgctcctgtcagtcatgggccctcaGATTTTTCCTTACTTTTCTCTCCCATACAGCGCACGTCGTCACCTCCCCTCCAATGCTAAAGAGCCGTGATGTCATCCCATCGTTGTGCAGGAATCAGAGATATTTACACGCAACTAGCTTCGACACTGCACACTTCTCCAGCCCTGAACTATTATTCGTTAATATCACacttcgaccggaggaactttaccccggtgctacatgcgtttcgaccggtggacccaggatCTAAATTTacttcaggggtagataatctcccctctaaacacagcccctgctagggggggtagtacttttcaaaggtccctggaCTTTACTGCCCTcaactggtctggtggtgtagtgcatttactttttttccctacataaccttttagttccgggtaaagtacagtagttctgggggctaaaagacctcggaactcttggtcgaaatgtaACCTTACGATCGGTCCCACTCGGTAACATCCTGCATTTGTCGGCGTAAATCAACAGTTTATatcatctcctctgacgtctTCTCTCTATTCCTCTTAGCAATGATTGCTTTAacatcttttcttcctgcagtggtcagactctattaccaataatatatatatatatatatatgttgtaagatatgcttattttttacctctttaattttaattgctaataactttttaataattgatattttaaaggctcttgtttgctttatatttttttgcactgtcttctttgctactgtgacacatggatttccccattgtgggacaagtaaaggactatcttatcttatcaactGCAACATGTGTCAGCTCCAATTTAACAACAAATTGACGCACAAGTACGTAGTGCTCACAACAGCCACGATGGCgtagagtcaatgcagaagcaTAAACTAGCAGGTGCATTATTTGATCCTAATTCAAGACATTTGTTAGTATTGCTTTATATTGTTAATTTAGACTTATTCactcttttaaaaatgcaaaataatagaAGGTTAATTATGACATTACAATTCTGCGATTAATTGCCATGTGTATGGAAAATCCGAGTTTTTCAGCCCTGTTATTAAGTTTGTTGTCACGTGCTTaagtgtcagtgtttttctgGGTTTGCTTTTCAAACACAGAAGAGCACACAGCCTGGCAGCACACTGGATGCAAATAACCACCACTAAATAAATCTGCAGTATCTGTCTGCAGAGTTTCCTCCATGTTATGATGACGTGATTAAACAACAAGCCTTCAGGCGGGAGAGCAGGAGACATGTCCCTTTAATTAAGCAAAACATCTGTCCGTCaaactctctgctctccacacagaTGACCTCAAGCTCTTCATTTGACTTCATGTGAACACATTAAGAACATACTGCCGTCTGCTTCTTTCCCTCTCACAAGAAAAGCTCATCATTTCCTCCCTTCTTCTGTTGTCATGGCTCCAGTCTTTAAATAACAGTCTGGTCTCATTATTCTGCCTCCACGAAGGCTTTTGCTTTTAGTCTGGCCTCCCACATTGAATGCACTCAGtggttcattttaaaacattttgaagaaTAACAGGAGGTCTTTTTTCCCACAACGTTAGAGGATGAGTCAGTGCAGATGTTTAAGGTCCTGATGAAATTAGGGGAAGAATTACATGAACCTTCAGAATGATCACATCcctgtgtgatcagtttgcagTGAGGATAGATTGCAACACAAAATACAACACCAGCCTCCCCCAGTGCATGGTTAATAAATGACCACGGACCCTGGTAGAGAGGTTGGTGTTAACAGTTTCTTCTGTGTGTTACAAGCTAGTATGTGTCTACAACATTTGCAGACATAGAATACACACATTTACCGGCCTaatttatatcttaaataaataaatgttaataaacTGTGcttcattttgtgtgttttctgagtgttttcttatcttctgtgtccggtccatctccgatccatcaAGGTTTCCACtctaatcaatgtgttaacttccactggatccacccCGTTGCgctccggctgcgtctctgatcaggcaggtcagagccctctggatcagatacacaagacttctatttttgcgggatgccggagcacgacgcatcaatctcaacagagcagatggagcgggacaggaagtcaggcaccaaaacaaaatgaaaacatctggttaattttcagaataaaactctctgtgttatcatcagatcgtatttcacttaactacaacaacaaaccgtcatgataaGCGGAGCCAgccctggagtcaacaggtcagaggttttcagaggaccagaaagacaacatggatgaggagaggaggaggagaatccttgattcagtgattaccgtgggaaaaccttggtcacatgactccagctctcaggcagtcctgctctgtgctgcgttctgaaaaggcagcacagagcaggacttaAAAAATGACGTCTAGTGAAGATTTATTTCTGGTTGAGCACAGAAAGTCTGTATTGTAACTTTTGTGGTTTAAAATGAAGTTTTTGTGGCTTCAAATGTTTCACTGCAATGTCAGAGAAATGTCTCCCTCGCTGGTGCCGCATACTTCTGACTGACATCGGTTCTTTTCAGACTTTAAGATCAAATCCCTGGGCTCGATTCTTGTTCAGTGTCAGCTCCCTCAGCTTTCTAAGTGTCTGTTCGAAATCACAGCACTCCATCAGGGTCGACTCCACCTCCCTGTGGTGAAGAAATGCATCAGTTCAGGTCTCAACTTCACAGTGAAGTGGGAGATGAGAACACTTTATGAATGGAGTGAGAAACCCTTGGGTGTCCTCACTTTGGATTCAACAGTCCTTCAGACGGCTAAATTATTGATCTTGAGTATTAATCTGCAAAAGCTGCAGGATGGTGACCTTTCAGACGCCCGTTTTCTTTTCAGTCTGTCGGTCTGATGCCGAGCGAGCACTCAGCTTTGCCCGTTCATTGATTGCTTTTCACTCCTCCTCAGCCCCTGCTCGCTCGCAGCTGGTCTCTGCGTCTCGTTTTTAGGGCAGCTCAACTCTCTCTGAGAATATGAACGCTGGAAACCCTTTATAtctcactttttcatttttgcagaGCACTTCTTGTTCAATAATGCAAG encodes the following:
- the kcnf1b gene encoding potassium voltage-gated channel subfamily F member 1, which codes for MWTIPKPNYTTGLCREGEIAVNVGGVRVVLFGDVLNHYPESRLAELLNCPTQNHDAISSLCDDFDPGKKEFYFDRDPDAFKCIIDVYYFGEIHIKRGICPICFIKEMEFWKIDPSVLDECCKSYLSEKEEELREIANKVKVILEDLEVEQCFTRAQRCQRFLWRLMEKPGSSPPARFIAIASFLSVLISAVVMCVGTIPELQVTDEEGKQVEHPVLEGIETACMSWFTAEYLLRLASSPNKLHFALSIMNIIDFMAIIPFYVVLSLTYLGTSSMMELANVQQAVQALRIMRIARIFKLARHSSGLQTLTYALKRSLKELGLLLMYMGVGIFVFSALAYTMEQSHPETLFRSIPQSFWWAIITMTTVGYGDIYPKTTLGKCNAAVSFLCGVIAIALPIHPIINNFVVFYNKQKVLETAAKHEVELMELKSGGDNERRRSRS